In the bacterium genome, CACGAGGTTGAAGATCGTCTCGTAGTCGCGGCGCTGGCGACGCAGTTCGTCCTCCGCCTCGTGCCGCTTGGTCATGTCCAGGAGCAGCGTGACGAACAGCTCGCCGTCCACGAAGCTCCGCATCTCGGCCCATCGCGACGAGCCGTCCTTGGCGCGGAACTCGAATTCGGCCGTGACGACGACGCCGGTCCCGTCGAGCGGCACCGAGTGCGCGCGTTCCCGCCAGACGTCCACGACGAACCGCCGAAACGCCGGGTCGGGGAACGCCAGCCGCCACCAGTCGTCGATCGTCGGGATGTCGTCGATGGTGTAGCCGAACAGCTCGGTCATCCGCTGGTTGACGGCGAGGACGCGGCCGGAACGGTCGTGGAGGTTCGCCGCGACCGGCAGCAGGAGGACGCAGCGGTCGTACCAGGCGCGCGCATCCCCGCCCGCGCCCGGCGGGCCGACCGTCTGGACGGGGGGACACGCATCCGAACGGCGCTGGTCCACCAAGAGGTCCCGCTCCTCCCCGGCAATATCGCCCAAGCCGGTCCGTCAAGCCAGCGCGGGAACGGCGGGTGTTGACCGCGGGGCCGCAATCCCGTAACGTGCGCGCGATCCAACGGGGGTTGGGAGCGTCTCGCGTGCTTTCGGTCGGCGTCCAAGGGTTCGGTCCGGACATCCAGGCGATCTTGCTGATCGTGCTGGGCGTGTGGTCCGGCGCCTGCGGCCTGCCGATCCCCGAGGAGATCCCCCTCCTCACCGCCGGCGTCCTCGCCGCGATGGGGGTCCTGCCGGTCCACTGGGCGATCATCTTCGGGCTCGCCGCCTGCCTTTCCGGCGACGTCGCCGTCTTCGCCGTCGGCCGCCGGATCGGCCAGCGGATCGAGCGCGGCTCGCGCCTCCGCCGCCTGCTGCGCGGCCGCTATCTGCTCCGCGCCCGCCATCTCTACCTGCGGCGCGGCCGGTTCGCCCTCTGCGCGGCCCGCCTCGTTCCCGGCCTCAAGATGCCGTTTCTTTTCACGGCCGGCGCGTTCCGCATGCCGTGGGGGCAGTTCCTGCTGCGGGACGCGGCTTCGCTGGCGGTCCTCGTCCCGATGCTGGTCCTCTTCGCCTACAGCTCCAGCCTGAGCATGACGCAGATGACCGGGGTCGTGCAGCGGGTCGCGGTGATCTGCGGCGCGGCCTTCGTCGCGCTGGCCGCGGCGTGGCTCGCGGTTTCGACGATCCGCCGCCGCCGCCGCCGCACGTGGCGCGCCCGCTGCGTCGAGGCCGGCATTCCGGTCCATTCGGACGCCCGCAGCGCCGGCGTCCCGGCCTCTTGGTTCTGACCTTCTTCAGCCGGTCTATGATGGGCGTAACTTGAGCCGGGAAGGGAGCCCCGTGCGCCATCTCGTCGTCCACGCCCATCTCTACCAGCCGCCCCGCGAGAACCCTTGGACGGAGGTCGTCGAGCGCCAGCCGTCCGCCGCCCCGTTCCACGACTGGAACGCCCGCGTCTCCGACGAGTGCTACGAGCGGCTCGGCGCGGCCGGCGTGCGCGGCCCGGACGGACGGGTCGTCGCGCTCGTCAACCTCTTCGCGCGGCTCTCGTTCAACGTCGGCCCGACGCTCGCCGCGTGGCTGGCCCGCGAACGGCCGGACGCGCTGGCCGACGCGGTGGCCGGCGACCGCGCCGCCCGCGACCGCACCGGCCACGGCTCGGCGCTGATGCAGGCCTACGGCCACCCGATCCTCCCGCTCTGCGAGCCGCGCGAGCGGCGGCTGCAGCTCGCCTGGGGCAAGGCCGACTTTCTTCGCCGCTTCGGCCGCCAGCCGGAAGGGGCGTGGCTGCCCGAGTGCGCCGTCGACCTCCCGACGCTCGAGGCGTGCGTGGACGCGGGGCTGAAGTTCACGGTCGTCGCGCCGGAGCAGGTCCGCGGGATCCGTCCGCCGGACAGCGACGCGTTCATCGACACCCCCGGGGCGTCGGTTCCGCCGCACCGGCCGTACTGGGTCCGCCTCCCCTCCGGGCGGCGGTTCACGGTCTTCGTCTTCGACGGGCCGCTGTCGCGCGGCGTGGCCTTCGGCGGGACGCTCCGCTCCGGCGAGACGCTCCTCTCCGCCTTCCGCGCCGCGCTCGACGGCGCGCCGAACGAGCAGGACTCGCTGGTCCTGATGGCCGCCGACGGCGAGACGTTCGGCCACCATCAGAAGAACGCCGAGTCGAGCCTCGCCGAGGCGCTGCTGCGGGCGCGGATGGCCGGGATCGCCCGCGTGACCCATCTCGGCGAGCTCTTCCACCGCTGGCCCGCGACGTGGGAGGCCCACCTCGCGACGCCGTCGGCGTGGTCCTGCGCCCACGGCGTCGGGCGCTGGGAGCGGGACTGCGGCTGCGTGGCCGCGTCCCATCCCGGCTGGAGCTGGGGCTGGCGGCAGGTGCTGCGCCACGCCGTGACGCTGCTGCGCGACCGCGTCTTCACCCTGGCCGAGCGGCGCGGCGCCGAGCTTTTCCGCGACGTCTGGGCCGCGGCCGAGGCGTACGGCGAGGTCCTCGCCGCCCCCGCGCCCGGAGAGCCGATGGCGGCGCTCTTGGAGAAGCACGCCGCCAAGGGGCTCGACGACGCCGGCCGCCTCAAGGCCGCGGCGCTGCTCGAGCTGCTGCGCCAGACCCTCTTCTCCGCGACCTCGTGCGGCTGGTTCTTCGACGACATCGCCGGCATCGAGGCGACGCAGGTGCTGCGGCACGCCGAGCGGGCCTGCCAGCTCTGCCAGTTCGTCTTCGGCGTCGATCCGGAACCGGACCTCGCGGCGATCCTCGCCTCGACGCGGGCCAACGAGCCGGGCGCGGGAACCGGGGCGGACGTCCTGCGGCTGCGGGCGCGCCCGTCGCGCCGCACCGGAGGCGACGTCGCCGCGGCGCACGCCGCGAGCCGCCTCGCCGAACTGCTCGACGACCCGAGCCCGTCGGCGCCCGCGGCGACGGCGTGCGGCGCCTACGTCGCCGAGGACGTCGCGGCGCCGAGCGTCGCGCGCGGCTCGGGCGGGCGGATCGAGATCGAAGGGGAGGTCGCGGTCCGGCACCTGCGCGCCGGCGCCGCCGAGCGCCGCCGCTTCAAGCTCGTCTGCGGCGCGCCGGGGTGCAAGATCGCGCTGGAGATCGACGGCAAGCCGGCGGGGCAGCCGGCGCCCGAGGCGCGCGAGGCGCTGCTCTTCCTCGCCGCGCGGCGCGCCGCGAGCCTCCTCCCCGCCCCGAACGAAGAGACGCTGATCCGCCTGGCGTGGTTCGGCCGCGAGGCGCGCGCGCTCGGCGCGACGCTCCCCTCGCCGTTCCCCGAAGCGCTCCGCGGCGGGGCGCGGGCGTTGCTGCAGGACCTGCTGCAGCGCCAGCCGCGCGATCCCAAGGACGGGCTGCGGCTGCTCGCCGGCGCGCTCGCGGCCGCCCGCTCGACGGGGCTGGCCCCCGCGGACCTCGGCGACCTGCGGCCCGACCTGGAGCGGCTGCTCGCCCACTACGCCGGCTGGACGCTCGCCGCCGCGCCGGAGGCGCTCCCGTCGCTCGCCGCGGCGATCGAGGCCGCGCGCCTCGCGGCGGGCGAGGCCGTCCTCTCCCGCGCGCGGCGCTTCCTCGTCGAGCGGCAGAACCTCTTCCCCGCCGACGAGTTGCCGGCCCTGCTGGGCGCTGCGGGCCTCGCGCGCGACGCGCTGGCCCCGCAGGACGCGCCTCCCGCGCCGTACCTGGACGACGATTCCGACGCGCTGGTCTAGCGCCGAGGTGGAGCGATGAGCGAACTGCGCCACGATCCGATCAACCGCCGCTGGGTGATCATCGCCATGGAGCGGTCGAAGCGGCCGGACGAGTTCGTCTTCGAGCCGCCGATCCCCGCGACCGACGAGCCCCCCTGCCCGTTCTGCCCCGGGCAGGAGAGCCGCACGCCGCCCGAGCTGTTCGCGCTGCGCGAGCAGGGGCCGGCCAACGGTCCGAACTGGCACGTGCGGGTCGTGCCGAACAAGCGGCCGGTCCTCGCGATCGAGGGGGAGCCGGACCGGCGCGGCGTCGGCGTCTACGACCGGATGCGCGGCATCGGCGCCCACGAGCTGGTGATCGAGGCGCCGGAGCACCGGCTCCGCCCGGCGCAGATCCCGCTGTTCCAGTTCGCGGCGGCGCTCAACGCCAGCCGCCAGCGGATGATCGACCTGCAGCGCGACCGGCGGTTCAAGTACATCCTGCTCTACCGCAACTACGGCGCCGCGGCCGGGGCGACGATCCATCACCCGTTCGAGCAGCTCGTGGCCACGCCGGTCACGCCGCTCTCGGTGGTGACCAAGCTCGAGTCGGCGCGGCAGCACTTCCACGTCAAGGAGCGCTGCGTCTTCTGCGACATCCTGGCCCAGGAGATCGACGACGGCTCGCGGATCGTCCACATGGACGAGCGCTTCGTCTGCTTCGCCCCGTACGCCTCGCGCTTCCCCTACGAGCTTTGGCTCTTCCCGCGGCGCCACGAGCACCAGTTCGCGGATCTCGACCAGGCGGGGGTCGAGAGCCTCGCCGCGCACATGCTGGAGGTCTTCCGCCGGATGGAGACGGTCCTCGGCGATCCGCCGTTCCACTGGATGTTGATCAACGCCCCCAACGTCAACGCCGGGGTTCCCCGGTCGGGCTTCTGGTCCACGATCCCGTGGGATTGGCACTGGCACATCGAGATCCTGCCCCGGCTGATGCCGTTGGCGGGATTCGAGTGGGGCACGGGGTTCTACATCAACCCCACCCCCCCCGAGGACGCCGCGGCCTTCCTGCGCGACGCGAAATGACCCCGGGCGCCGTTTTGACAGGCGCGCCCCGGGACCACAAAATTCTCAGTTCGCAAGGGGGCCGCGCGAAATGAAGATTCTGATCATCGGGGCCGGTGGCCGCGAGCACGCTCTGGCTTGGAAGATCCGGCAGTCGCGGATGGTCGAGGAGCTCTTCTGCAGTCCGGGCAACGCCGGGATCGCGGAGATCGCCGACTGTCCGCCGCTCGCCTCGTCCGATCCCGACGCCGTGGCGGACTTCGTCGCCAAGCAGGGGATCGACCTGACGGTCGTCGGGCCGGAGGTGCCGCTCTGCCAAGGGCTCGCCGACAAGATCAACGCCAAGAAGCGGGCCTGCTTCGGCCCCTCCGCGGCCGCGGCGCGCCTCGAGGGGAGCAAGGTCTTCTCGAAGCAGTTCATGACGCGCCACGGCGTGCCGACGGCCCCGTACGAGATCTTCGACGACGTGGACGCCGCGATGCGCGCCCTGGACACGTGGGAGGCGCCGCTGGTGGTGAAGGCAGACGGCCTCGCCGCGGGCAAGGGGGTCTTCGTCTGCGAGACGATCGACGCCGCGCGCGACGCCGTGGCCAAGCTGATGGTCCAGAAGGCGTACGGCGGCGCCGGCCGCACGGTCCTGTTCG is a window encoding:
- a CDS encoding PAS domain S-box protein; translation: MGDIAGEERDLLVDQRRSDACPPVQTVGPPGAGGDARAWYDRCVLLLPVAANLHDRSGRVLAVNQRMTELFGYTIDDIPTIDDWWRLAFPDPAFRRFVVDVWRERAHSVPLDGTGVVVTAEFEFRAKDGSSRWAEMRSFVDGELFVTLLLDMTKRHEAEDELRRQRRDYETIFNLV
- a CDS encoding DUF3536 domain-containing protein codes for the protein MSREGSPVRHLVVHAHLYQPPRENPWTEVVERQPSAAPFHDWNARVSDECYERLGAAGVRGPDGRVVALVNLFARLSFNVGPTLAAWLARERPDALADAVAGDRAARDRTGHGSALMQAYGHPILPLCEPRERRLQLAWGKADFLRRFGRQPEGAWLPECAVDLPTLEACVDAGLKFTVVAPEQVRGIRPPDSDAFIDTPGASVPPHRPYWVRLPSGRRFTVFVFDGPLSRGVAFGGTLRSGETLLSAFRAALDGAPNEQDSLVLMAADGETFGHHQKNAESSLAEALLRARMAGIARVTHLGELFHRWPATWEAHLATPSAWSCAHGVGRWERDCGCVAASHPGWSWGWRQVLRHAVTLLRDRVFTLAERRGAELFRDVWAAAEAYGEVLAAPAPGEPMAALLEKHAAKGLDDAGRLKAAALLELLRQTLFSATSCGWFFDDIAGIEATQVLRHAERACQLCQFVFGVDPEPDLAAILASTRANEPGAGTGADVLRLRARPSRRTGGDVAAAHAASRLAELLDDPSPSAPAATACGAYVAEDVAAPSVARGSGGRIEIEGEVAVRHLRAGAAERRRFKLVCGAPGCKIALEIDGKPAGQPAPEAREALLFLAARRAASLLPAPNEETLIRLAWFGREARALGATLPSPFPEALRGGARALLQDLLQRQPRDPKDGLRLLAGALAAARSTGLAPADLGDLRPDLERLLAHYAGWTLAAAPEALPSLAAAIEAARLAAGEAVLSRARRFLVERQNLFPADELPALLGAAGLARDALAPQDAPPAPYLDDDSDALV
- a CDS encoding VTT domain-containing protein, with product MLSVGVQGFGPDIQAILLIVLGVWSGACGLPIPEEIPLLTAGVLAAMGVLPVHWAIIFGLAACLSGDVAVFAVGRRIGQRIERGSRLRRLLRGRYLLRARHLYLRRGRFALCAARLVPGLKMPFLFTAGAFRMPWGQFLLRDAASLAVLVPMLVLFAYSSSLSMTQMTGVVQRVAVICGAAFVALAAAWLAVSTIRRRRRRTWRARCVEAGIPVHSDARSAGVPASWF
- a CDS encoding galactose-1-phosphate uridylyltransferase yields the protein MSELRHDPINRRWVIIAMERSKRPDEFVFEPPIPATDEPPCPFCPGQESRTPPELFALREQGPANGPNWHVRVVPNKRPVLAIEGEPDRRGVGVYDRMRGIGAHELVIEAPEHRLRPAQIPLFQFAAALNASRQRMIDLQRDRRFKYILLYRNYGAAAGATIHHPFEQLVATPVTPLSVVTKLESARQHFHVKERCVFCDILAQEIDDGSRIVHMDERFVCFAPYASRFPYELWLFPRRHEHQFADLDQAGVESLAAHMLEVFRRMETVLGDPPFHWMLINAPNVNAGVPRSGFWSTIPWDWHWHIEILPRLMPLAGFEWGTGFYINPTPPEDAAAFLRDAK